One Chromobacterium paludis genomic window carries:
- a CDS encoding YgiQ family radical SAM protein yields the protein MTTPQAAKPIDSYRKYWASRFGTAPFLPMTRAEMDQLGWDSCDIILITGDCYIDHPSFGMALVGRLLEAQGFRVGIISQPDWHSADAFRELGRPNLFFGVTAGNMDSMINRYTADRKPRSDDAYTPNAEPNKRPDRAVTVYAQRCREAYPGIGVMIGSIEASLRRIAHYDYWSDKVRQSVLITSKADILLFGNAERALVEIAHRAAKGEKLNEIRDVRGTAFIVPHGWKPDEEWQEMDSSVVDEPGRVDPHLNPYQEIPEQAAEATKGMDPSKPQVIRIESREERLAKRRAERAKTVLRIPAYEAVAHDPVLYAHASRTLHLESNPGNARALVQLHGERDVWLNPPPIPLSTEEMDFVYGLPYARNPHPSYGDAHIPAWEMIKYSVNIMRGCFGGCTFCSITEHEGRIIQSRSEESILREIEEIRDKTPGFTGHISDLGGPTANMYRLSCKDPKIESSCRKLSCVFPDICENLNTDHSHLIQLYRKARALPGVKKINIQSGLRYDLAVRSPEYIKELVQHHVGGYLKIAPEHTEDGPLSKMMKPGMGAYDKFKELFERFSRQAGKEQYLIPYFIAAHPGTSDEDMMNLALWLKKNNFRLDQVQTFTPTPMALATTMWHTRRNPLKRLGRSSEKVDVVRDGYRRKLHKAFLRYHHPDNWQIIHDALLNMGRGDLIGHSKHCLIPPTPPGDKAAAVRHKMGAPMNRGKSTGARQAPQGQRGKPAAVGARGQGGKPATGKPPASRAQGSGKKSGR from the coding sequence ATGACTACTCCGCAAGCCGCCAAACCTATCGATTCCTACCGCAAGTACTGGGCCAGCCGTTTCGGCACCGCCCCGTTCCTGCCGATGACCCGCGCCGAGATGGACCAGCTGGGCTGGGACTCCTGCGACATCATCCTGATCACCGGGGATTGCTATATCGACCACCCAAGCTTCGGCATGGCGCTGGTGGGCCGCTTGCTGGAGGCGCAGGGTTTTCGTGTCGGCATCATCTCGCAGCCGGACTGGCACAGCGCGGACGCCTTCCGCGAGCTGGGCCGGCCGAATCTGTTCTTCGGCGTCACCGCCGGCAATATGGATTCGATGATCAACCGCTACACCGCCGACCGCAAGCCGCGCTCGGACGACGCCTACACGCCGAACGCCGAGCCCAACAAGCGGCCGGACCGCGCCGTCACCGTCTACGCCCAGCGCTGCCGCGAAGCCTATCCCGGCATAGGCGTGATGATAGGCTCGATCGAGGCCAGCCTGCGCCGCATCGCCCATTACGACTACTGGAGCGACAAGGTCCGCCAGTCGGTGCTGATCACCTCCAAGGCCGACATCCTGCTGTTCGGCAACGCCGAGCGCGCGCTGGTGGAAATCGCCCACCGCGCGGCCAAAGGCGAGAAGCTCAATGAAATCCGCGACGTGCGCGGCACCGCCTTCATCGTGCCGCACGGCTGGAAGCCGGACGAAGAATGGCAGGAGATGGACTCCAGCGTGGTGGACGAGCCGGGCCGCGTCGATCCGCACCTGAATCCGTATCAAGAAATCCCGGAACAGGCGGCTGAGGCCACCAAGGGCATGGACCCGTCCAAGCCGCAGGTCATCCGCATCGAGTCGCGCGAGGAGCGCCTGGCCAAGCGCCGCGCCGAGCGCGCCAAGACCGTGCTGCGCATCCCAGCCTACGAAGCCGTGGCGCACGACCCGGTGCTGTACGCCCACGCCAGCCGCACCCTGCACCTGGAATCCAACCCCGGCAACGCCCGCGCCCTGGTGCAGCTGCACGGCGAGCGCGACGTGTGGCTGAACCCGCCGCCGATTCCGCTTTCCACCGAGGAAATGGACTTCGTCTACGGCCTGCCCTACGCCCGCAATCCGCACCCCAGCTACGGCGACGCCCACATCCCGGCCTGGGAGATGATCAAGTATTCGGTCAACATCATGCGCGGCTGTTTCGGCGGTTGCACCTTCTGCTCCATCACCGAGCACGAAGGCCGCATCATTCAGAGCCGTTCGGAAGAATCCATCCTGCGCGAGATCGAGGAAATCCGCGACAAGACGCCGGGCTTCACCGGCCACATCTCCGACCTGGGCGGCCCGACGGCGAACATGTACCGCCTCTCCTGCAAGGACCCGAAGATCGAATCGTCCTGTAGAAAGCTGTCCTGCGTGTTCCCGGACATCTGCGAGAACCTCAACACCGATCACAGCCACCTGATCCAGCTGTACCGCAAGGCGCGCGCGCTGCCGGGCGTGAAGAAGATCAACATCCAGTCCGGCCTGCGCTACGACCTGGCCGTGCGCTCGCCCGAGTACATCAAGGAACTGGTGCAGCACCACGTGGGCGGCTATCTGAAGATCGCGCCGGAGCACACCGAGGACGGCCCGCTGTCCAAGATGATGAAGCCGGGCATGGGCGCTTACGACAAGTTCAAGGAATTGTTCGAGCGCTTCAGCCGCCAGGCCGGCAAGGAACAGTATTTGATCCCCTACTTCATCGCCGCCCACCCGGGCACCAGCGACGAAGACATGATGAATCTGGCGCTGTGGCTGAAGAAGAACAACTTCCGCCTGGACCAGGTGCAGACCTTCACCCCCACGCCGATGGCGCTGGCCACCACCATGTGGCACACCCGCCGCAACCCGCTGAAGCGGCTGGGCCGCAGCTCGGAAAAGGTGGACGTGGTGCGCGACGGTTACCGCCGCAAGCTGCACAAGGCTTTTCTGCGCTACCACCACCCGGACAACTGGCAGATCATCCACGACGCGCTGCTCAATATGGGCCGCGGCGACCTGATCGGCCACAGCAAGCACTGCCTGATCCCGCCGACGCCGCCGGGCGACAAGGCCGCCGCCGTGCGCCACAAGATGGGCGCGCCCATGAACCGCGGCAAGAGCACCGGCGCGCGGCAGGCGCCGCAAGGCCAGCGCGGCAAGCCGGCGGCAGTCGGCGCGCGCGGCCAGGGCGGCAAACCGGCAACGGGCAAGCCGCCAGCCAGCCGCGCGCAAGGCAGCGGCAAGAAGTCGGGCCGCTGA
- a CDS encoding Kdo hydroxylase family protein — translation MTERIVSVQAGETGWVKKLEAGAVLHVPDFGFKLDAAEQALLNPAIADPKRKNISLEPNNGALHGVLGGDDAQRAVRALVSRYQQAAADLLAQVLPEYQGKTRAAPTSLRLVRVEDRKTSWRKDDSRLHVDAFPSRPTYGERILRVFCNVNPAGEPRVWRVGEPFEDMARKMLPRVPRQWPGSAALLAALKITKRKRSAYDHIMLHLHDAMKADLAYQKDCPQQTVPFAPGGAWICFSDHASHAVMSGQFMLEQTLWLPLEKMDDPAKSPLRQLERLTSRALI, via the coding sequence ATGACGGAGCGCATCGTCAGCGTGCAGGCTGGGGAAACCGGCTGGGTGAAAAAACTGGAAGCGGGCGCGGTGCTGCATGTGCCTGATTTCGGCTTCAAGCTGGACGCGGCCGAGCAAGCCTTGCTCAATCCCGCCATCGCCGATCCCAAGCGCAAGAACATCAGCCTGGAGCCGAACAACGGGGCGCTGCATGGCGTGCTGGGCGGCGACGATGCCCAGCGGGCGGTGCGCGCGCTGGTCTCGCGTTATCAGCAGGCGGCGGCGGATCTGCTGGCCCAGGTTTTGCCGGAGTATCAGGGCAAGACCCGCGCCGCGCCCACCAGCCTGCGCCTGGTGCGGGTGGAAGACCGCAAGACCTCTTGGCGCAAGGACGACAGCCGGCTGCACGTGGACGCCTTCCCGTCGCGCCCCACTTATGGCGAGCGCATCCTGCGCGTGTTCTGCAACGTCAACCCGGCGGGCGAGCCGCGCGTATGGCGCGTGGGCGAGCCGTTCGAGGACATGGCCAGAAAGATGCTGCCGCGCGTGCCGCGCCAATGGCCGGGCTCGGCCGCGCTGCTGGCGGCTTTGAAAATCACCAAACGCAAACGCAGCGCTTACGATCACATCATGCTGCATCTGCACGATGCGATGAAGGCTGATTTGGCTTATCAGAAGGATTGCCCGCAGCAGACCGTGCCGTTCGCGCCGGGCGGCGCCTGGATCTGTTTCTCCGATCACGCCTCGCACGCGGTGATGTCCGGCCAGTTCATGCTGGAGCAGACGCTGTGGCTGCCGCTGGAGAAAATGGACGATCCGGCCAAGTCTCCGCTGCGGCAGCTGGAGCGGCTGACGAGCAGGGCGCTGATATGA
- a CDS encoding methyltransferase domain-containing protein encodes MREPEAVSDVRLGGARDAWLARWLPMLRESCAHGPVLEIGCGEGEDSATLMEAGLALIAFDLSAEAVAVARRAASSTVRMPGNRSR; translated from the coding sequence ATGAGAGAGCCAGAAGCAGTGTCGGATGTCCGCTTGGGCGGCGCGCGCGATGCTTGGTTGGCGCGCTGGCTGCCCATGCTGCGCGAGTCGTGCGCGCATGGCCCGGTGCTGGAGATAGGCTGCGGCGAGGGCGAGGATTCCGCCACGCTGATGGAAGCGGGGCTGGCGTTGATCGCTTTCGACCTGTCGGCGGAGGCCGTCGCCGTCGCGCGCCGGGCGGCGAGTTCCACTGTCAGGATGCCCGGCAACCGTTCCCGTTGA
- a CDS encoding glutamine--tRNA ligase/YqeY domain fusion protein, translated as MSTENHAPVVNNFIRSIIDEDLATGRRGSVMTRFPPEPNGFAHIGHAKAICINFGLAEDYQGQCNLRMDDTNPEKESDEFVEAFKEDIAWLGFKWNGEVRFASDYFDRLYDYAVELIQAGKAYVDDLSAEEMRQYRGSLTEPGKNSPYRERSPEENLDLFTRMKNGEFADGSKTLRLKIDMASPNINLRDPAIYRIRRVHHHRTGDKWCIYPMYDYTHCISDAIEGITHSLCSLEFEDHRPLYDWVLDNISIEHHPQQIEFSRLELLYALTSKRKLQALVNDGFVTGWDDPRMPTIAGMRRRGYSPAGIKLFAQRIGVSKSENIIDMAILEGAVRETLENDSPRVMAVVNPLKVTLTNYDAAVTASRSAPFHPHHPEFGERDVPIAREIWIERDDFAEVPPPKWQRLTAGGEVRLRYSYVIKCEEVVKDANGEIVELKCSIDHDTLGKNPEGRKVKGVIHWVSAVHAIQADVRWYDRLFTESRPDAVRGEDGEYVDFRQFLNPESLKLVPAYVEASVLQAAPETRFQFERLGYFVTDRYEHQPGVKAVFNRTVGLKDSWK; from the coding sequence ATGAGCACGGAAAACCACGCGCCGGTTGTCAACAACTTCATTCGCAGCATCATCGACGAGGACCTGGCCACGGGCCGCCGCGGTTCCGTGATGACGCGCTTCCCGCCGGAGCCGAATGGCTTCGCCCACATTGGCCATGCCAAGGCGATCTGCATCAATTTCGGCCTGGCCGAAGATTACCAGGGCCAGTGCAATCTGCGCATGGACGACACCAATCCGGAAAAGGAATCGGACGAGTTCGTCGAGGCGTTCAAGGAGGACATCGCCTGGCTGGGCTTCAAGTGGAACGGCGAGGTTCGTTTCGCTTCGGACTACTTTGACCGCCTGTACGATTACGCCGTTGAGCTGATCCAGGCCGGCAAGGCCTATGTGGATGACCTATCCGCCGAGGAAATGCGCCAGTATCGCGGCAGCCTGACCGAGCCGGGCAAGAACAGCCCCTACCGCGAGCGCAGCCCGGAAGAGAACCTGGACCTGTTCACCCGGATGAAGAACGGCGAGTTCGCCGACGGCAGCAAGACGCTGCGCCTGAAGATAGACATGGCCTCGCCCAACATCAATCTGCGCGATCCGGCCATCTACCGCATCCGCCGCGTGCATCATCACCGCACCGGCGACAAGTGGTGCATCTACCCGATGTACGACTACACCCACTGCATCTCCGACGCCATCGAGGGCATCACGCATTCGCTGTGTTCGCTGGAGTTTGAAGACCACCGCCCGCTGTACGACTGGGTGCTGGACAACATCAGCATCGAGCACCATCCGCAGCAGATCGAATTCTCGCGCTTGGAGCTGCTGTACGCGCTGACCTCCAAGCGCAAGCTGCAAGCCTTGGTCAACGACGGCTTCGTCACCGGCTGGGACGATCCGCGCATGCCCACCATCGCCGGCATGCGCCGCCGCGGCTACAGCCCGGCCGGCATCAAGCTGTTCGCCCAGCGCATCGGCGTGTCGAAGAGCGAAAACATCATCGACATGGCCATTCTGGAAGGCGCGGTGCGCGAGACGCTGGAAAACGATTCGCCGCGCGTGATGGCCGTGGTCAACCCGCTGAAAGTGACGCTGACCAACTATGACGCCGCCGTCACCGCCAGCCGCAGCGCGCCGTTCCACCCGCATCACCCGGAGTTCGGCGAGCGCGATGTGCCCATCGCCCGCGAAATCTGGATCGAGCGCGACGACTTCGCCGAGGTGCCGCCGCCCAAGTGGCAGCGCCTGACCGCCGGCGGCGAAGTGCGGCTGCGCTACTCCTACGTGATCAAGTGCGAGGAAGTGGTGAAGGACGCCAATGGCGAGATCGTCGAGCTGAAGTGCTCGATCGACCACGACACCCTGGGCAAGAACCCGGAAGGCCGCAAGGTCAAGGGCGTGATCCACTGGGTGTCGGCCGTGCACGCCATCCAGGCCGATGTGCGCTGGTATGATCGCCTGTTCACCGAGTCGCGCCCCGATGCGGTGCGCGGCGAGGACGGCGAATATGTCGACTTCCGCCAATTCCTGAATCCGGAATCGCTGAAGCTGGTCCCGGCCTATGTCGAGGCTTCTGTGCTGCAGGCGGCGCCGGAAACGCGCTTCCAGTTCGAACGCCTGGGTTACTTCGTGACCGACCGTTACGAGCACCAGCCGGGCGTCAAGGCGGTGTTCAACCGCACCGTGGGCCTGAAGGACAGCTGGAAGTAA
- a CDS encoding 6-phosphofructokinase, translating into MSKPRAVYLQSGGPTAVLNASAQGAIETARRLGLSLYAAFDGLAGLLEGRLCDTDGVPDTAIAQLAFMPGGSFGVSRRMIGTFEEAPEDWLRLRDVLAKHDIHYLLINGGNGSLGCAERLVDFEKHTGYKLGVIGIPKTIDNDLVGTDNSPGYGSSAKFLASAMREVGLDMTSMGWGRVFIMETMGRHTGWLAAACAASSRSPQEAPHILLLPEVPFDQERFLAALDASLAKYGQCAIAVAEGITDKDGRFVAEAKKSETYGHEQLGGAGHWLAQLILSERGISAHVAQVDYLQRAGGHLASATDVRQAYVMGERAVEWLLAGKTGLMAGIERLNDHPYCWNVAEVPLSAVGDKEKCLPPEFIGEDGFSVTQAFLDYVKPLMEGERIPPFKDGLPDYRPIAWPKI; encoded by the coding sequence ATGTCCAAACCAAGAGCTGTATATCTGCAATCCGGCGGTCCCACCGCCGTGCTGAACGCTTCCGCCCAGGGCGCGATTGAGACCGCGCGCCGGCTGGGCCTGTCGCTGTATGCCGCCTTTGATGGCTTGGCGGGCTTGCTGGAAGGGCGCCTGTGCGATACCGATGGCGTGCCCGACACCGCCATCGCCCAGCTCGCCTTCATGCCGGGTGGCAGCTTCGGCGTCAGCCGCCGCATGATCGGCACCTTCGAGGAGGCGCCGGAAGACTGGCTGCGCCTGCGCGACGTGCTGGCCAAGCACGACATTCACTATCTGCTGATCAATGGCGGCAACGGCTCGCTGGGTTGCGCCGAGCGCCTGGTGGATTTTGAAAAGCATACCGGCTACAAGCTGGGCGTGATCGGCATTCCCAAGACCATAGACAACGACTTGGTCGGCACCGACAACAGCCCGGGCTACGGCTCGTCCGCCAAATTCCTGGCCAGCGCCATGCGCGAGGTGGGCCTGGACATGACCAGCATGGGCTGGGGCCGCGTTTTCATCATGGAGACCATGGGCCGCCACACCGGCTGGCTGGCCGCCGCCTGCGCCGCCTCTTCGCGCAGCCCGCAGGAAGCGCCGCACATCCTGCTGTTGCCGGAAGTGCCGTTCGATCAGGAGCGTTTCCTGGCTGCGCTGGACGCCAGCCTGGCCAAGTACGGCCAGTGCGCCATCGCCGTGGCGGAGGGCATCACGGACAAGGACGGCCGCTTCGTCGCCGAGGCCAAGAAGTCCGAAACCTATGGCCACGAGCAACTGGGCGGCGCCGGCCACTGGCTGGCCCAGCTGATCCTGAGCGAGCGCGGCATTTCCGCCCACGTGGCCCAGGTGGACTATCTGCAGCGCGCCGGCGGCCACCTGGCTTCCGCCACCGACGTGCGCCAAGCCTATGTGATGGGCGAGCGCGCGGTGGAGTGGCTGCTGGCCGGCAAGACCGGTCTGATGGCGGGCATCGAGCGCCTGAACGACCATCCCTACTGCTGGAACGTGGCGGAAGTGCCCTTGTCCGCGGTGGGGGACAAGGAAAAGTGCCTGCCGCCGGAATTCATCGGCGAGGATGGCTTCAGCGTGACCCAGGCCTTCCTCGACTACGTCAAGCCCCTGATGGAGGGCGAGCGCATCCCGCCGTTCAAGGATGGCCTGCCGGATTACCGCCCCATCGCCTGGCCCAAGATCTGA